A window from Corynebacterium urealyticum DSM 7109 encodes these proteins:
- a CDS encoding phosphoenolpyruvate carboxykinase (GTP): MTIRGLVGEAPTKNQELLDWIEESVELFQPDSVVFCDGSDEEWNRLAEQLVEGGTLIKLDEEAQPNSFLARSNPADVARVESRTFICSEKEEDAGPTNNWVEPEKMREEMRQHFSGSMRGRTMYVVPFCMGPISDPEPKLGIELTDSAYVVMSMRIMTRMGAEALAKIDETGQFVKGWHSVGAPLEPGEKDVPWPCNDTKYITHFPEDREIWSYGSGYGGNAILAKKCYALRIATVMGRDEGWMAEHMLILKLISPEDKAYYICAAFPSACGKTNLAMLQPTIPGWRAEVVGDDIAWLRFGEDGRLYAVNPENGFFGVAPGTNYASNPVAMKTMEPGNTLYTNVGLTDDKNVWWEGLENKPEHLIDWLGNEWTPESEDKAAHPNSRYCSPISQCPTAAPEYDDHRGVPVSAILFGGRRADTVPLVTQARDWNHATFIGATMASGQTAAAAEAAVGSLRHDPMAMLPFIGYNAGDYLQHWINMGEKGGDKMPEVFLVNWFRRGEDGRFLWPGFGENSRVLKWIVDRIEGRVEADETVVGYTARFEDLDTEGLSEPEEDIREALSVHPEEWDRDVASNEEWLKFLGPKVPAEVWEQHEALKQRIAAAKS, from the coding sequence CAGGAGCTGCTGGACTGGATCGAAGAATCCGTAGAGCTGTTCCAGCCGGACTCCGTCGTATTTTGTGACGGCTCCGACGAGGAGTGGAACCGGCTAGCCGAGCAGCTGGTCGAGGGAGGCACCCTCATCAAGCTGGACGAGGAGGCACAGCCGAATAGCTTCCTCGCGCGCTCCAACCCGGCCGACGTGGCTCGCGTCGAATCCCGCACCTTCATCTGCTCCGAGAAGGAGGAGGACGCCGGCCCGACCAATAACTGGGTCGAGCCAGAGAAGATGCGCGAGGAGATGCGCCAGCACTTCTCCGGCTCCATGCGCGGCCGCACGATGTACGTCGTCCCGTTCTGCATGGGCCCGATCTCTGACCCGGAGCCGAAGCTGGGCATCGAGCTCACCGACTCCGCCTACGTCGTGATGTCCATGCGCATCATGACCCGCATGGGTGCAGAGGCTCTGGCGAAGATCGACGAGACCGGTCAGTTCGTCAAGGGCTGGCACAGTGTCGGCGCTCCGCTGGAGCCGGGCGAGAAGGACGTCCCGTGGCCGTGCAATGACACGAAGTACATCACCCACTTCCCGGAGGACCGCGAGATCTGGTCCTACGGCTCCGGCTACGGCGGCAACGCCATCCTGGCCAAGAAGTGCTACGCCCTGCGCATCGCGACCGTCATGGGCCGCGACGAGGGGTGGATGGCCGAGCACATGCTGATCCTGAAGCTGATCAGCCCGGAGGATAAGGCGTACTACATCTGTGCCGCCTTCCCGTCTGCCTGCGGTAAGACCAACCTGGCGATGCTGCAGCCGACGATCCCGGGCTGGCGAGCGGAGGTCGTCGGTGACGACATCGCGTGGCTGCGCTTCGGCGAGGACGGCCGCCTGTACGCCGTGAACCCGGAGAACGGCTTCTTCGGCGTGGCACCGGGCACCAACTACGCCTCCAACCCGGTCGCGATGAAGACCATGGAGCCGGGCAACACCCTGTACACCAACGTCGGCCTGACCGACGACAAGAACGTCTGGTGGGAGGGCCTGGAGAACAAGCCGGAGCACCTCATCGACTGGCTGGGCAACGAGTGGACCCCGGAGTCCGAGGACAAGGCCGCTCACCCGAACTCCCGCTACTGCTCGCCGATCTCCCAGTGCCCGACCGCGGCACCGGAGTACGACGACCACCGCGGCGTGCCGGTCTCCGCGATCCTGTTCGGTGGCCGCCGCGCGGACACCGTCCCGCTGGTGACCCAGGCCCGCGACTGGAACCACGCCACCTTCATCGGCGCGACGATGGCTTCCGGCCAGACCGCCGCTGCAGCCGAGGCAGCGGTGGGCTCCCTGCGTCACGACCCGATGGCCATGCTGCCGTTCATCGGCTACAACGCCGGTGACTACCTGCAGCACTGGATCAACATGGGCGAAAAGGGCGGCGACAAGATGCCAGAGGTCTTCCTGGTCAACTGGTTCCGCCGCGGCGAGGATGGCCGCTTCCTGTGGCCGGGCTTCGGCGAGAACTCCCGCGTCCTGAAGTGGATTGTCGACCGCATCGAGGGCCGCGTCGAGGCCGACGAGACCGTGGTTGGCTACACCGCTCGTTTCGAGGACCTCGACACCGAGGGCCTCTCCGAGCCGGAGGAGGACATCCGCGAGGCGCTGAGCGTCCACCCAGAGGAGTGGGACCGCGACGTGGCCTCCAACGAGGAGTGGCTGAAGTTCCTGGGCCCGAAGGTTCCGGCCGAGGTCTGGGAGCAGCACGAGGCGCTGAAGCAGCGCATCGCAGCTGCCAAGAGCTAA
- the ahpF gene encoding alkyl hydroperoxide reductase subunit F — protein MAKKLLDDNLKAQLSQLVDRITEKVELVYSLDDRSQSADLKQLLEDIAALSDNITARQDDELHERKPSFTIQRAGSDVGVSFAGIPMGHEFSSLVLALLQVGGNPIKEEQDLIDQVAALDGDFEFTTYMSLTCQNCPTVVQALNAMSVINPRIKHTAVEGSLFQDEVNEKGIQAVPTVYLNGEEFASGRMDIQDFVARLDDGHAEREAAKLNEKEPYDVLVVGQGPAGATSAIYVARKGLRVGLVGERFGGQVLDTQSIENYSSVPKTDGQSFAANLEAHVNDYEIDVIKAQSATGLTPGKDGELSTVHFGENASLKAREVIVATGANWRLMGVPGEDEYRNKGVSFCPHCDGPLFKGKDIAVIGGGNSGIEAAIDLAGVVNHLTVLEFADTCRADDVLMDTLRSLKNVDIVTSAATKEIIGNGKEVTGLKYEDRTTGEEKTLELSGLFIQIGLLPNTKWLEGSGVELNQMGEIVIDAKGKTNVPGVYGAGDCATVPFKQIVIATGTGATAGLSAWEHNAIG, from the coding sequence TCCCTCGACGACCGCAGCCAGTCCGCAGACCTCAAGCAGCTGCTCGAGGACATCGCGGCACTCTCCGATAACATCACCGCCCGCCAGGACGACGAGCTGCACGAGCGCAAGCCTTCCTTCACCATTCAGCGTGCAGGCAGCGACGTCGGCGTCAGCTTCGCGGGCATCCCGATGGGTCACGAGTTCAGCTCCCTGGTGCTGGCACTCCTCCAGGTCGGCGGTAACCCGATCAAGGAAGAGCAGGACCTCATCGACCAGGTCGCAGCCCTGGACGGGGACTTCGAGTTCACGACCTACATGTCCCTGACCTGCCAGAACTGCCCGACCGTGGTGCAGGCACTGAACGCGATGTCCGTCATCAACCCGCGGATCAAGCACACCGCGGTGGAAGGCTCCCTCTTCCAGGACGAGGTCAACGAGAAGGGCATCCAGGCCGTCCCGACCGTCTACCTCAACGGCGAGGAGTTCGCCTCCGGCCGCATGGACATCCAGGACTTCGTCGCCCGCCTCGACGACGGCCACGCGGAGCGCGAGGCTGCGAAGCTCAATGAGAAGGAGCCCTACGACGTCCTCGTCGTCGGTCAGGGCCCGGCAGGCGCGACCTCCGCGATCTACGTCGCCCGTAAGGGCCTGCGCGTCGGCCTCGTCGGTGAGCGCTTCGGTGGCCAGGTGCTGGATACCCAGTCCATCGAGAACTACAGCTCCGTCCCGAAGACCGATGGCCAGTCCTTCGCGGCGAACCTCGAGGCGCACGTCAACGACTACGAGATCGACGTCATCAAGGCGCAGTCCGCAACCGGCCTGACCCCGGGCAAGGACGGCGAACTCAGCACCGTCCACTTCGGCGAGAACGCCTCCCTCAAGGCCCGCGAGGTCATCGTCGCCACCGGCGCGAACTGGCGACTCATGGGTGTGCCGGGCGAGGACGAGTACCGCAACAAGGGTGTCTCCTTCTGCCCGCACTGTGATGGCCCGCTGTTCAAGGGCAAGGACATCGCCGTCATTGGTGGCGGTAACTCCGGCATCGAGGCCGCCATCGACCTCGCCGGCGTGGTCAACCACCTCACCGTCCTGGAGTTCGCAGACACCTGCCGCGCTGACGACGTCCTCATGGACACCCTGCGCAGCCTGAAGAACGTCGACATCGTCACCTCCGCGGCGACGAAGGAGATCATCGGCAATGGCAAGGAGGTCACCGGCCTGAAGTACGAGGACCGCACCACCGGTGAGGAGAAGACCCTCGAGCTTTCCGGCCTGTTCATCCAGATCGGCCTGCTACCGAACACCAAGTGGCTGGAGGGCTCCGGCGTGGAGCTGAACCAGATGGGCGAGATCGTCATCGACGCCAAGGGCAAGACCAACGTGCCGGGTGTCTACGGCGCTGGCGACTGCGCCACCGTGCCGTTCAAGCAGATCGTGATCGCCACGGGTACCGGTGCGACCGCCGGCCTTTCCGCCTGGGAGCACAACGCGATCGGCTAA